From the Prochlorococcus sp. MIT 1223 genome, the window AATTCCATATTTTGGATATGCGAGAGCAGATAGAAAGACAGCCGGAAGAGAGTCCATAACAGCAAAATTAACTGCCAACCTACTTGTGCAGTCTGGAGTAGACAGAGTGCTTGCAATGGACCTTCATTCTGCGCAAATACAAGGATATTTTGATATTCCCTGCGATCACATTTATGGTTCGCCTGTTCTGGTCGATCACCTATCAAAAAAAGACCTTGGAGAAGTTGTTGTTGTTTCTCCTGATGTTGGAGGAGTTGCAAGAGCAAGAGCTTTTGCTAAGCAAATGAAAGATGCACCTCTCGCAATAATTGATAAAAGAAGATCAGGGCATAATGTTGCTGAGAGTCTTACTGTTATAGGAGAAGTTTCTAACAGAACGGCAATATTAATAGACGATATGATTGATACTGGAGGAACTATTTTCGCTGGCGCAGAACTACTAAGGAAAGAAGGAGCTAATAGAGTTATAGCCTGTGCATCTCATGCTGTTTTCTCTCCACCTGCATATGAAAGGTTATCCAAGGAAAATCTTTTCGAACAAGTCATTGTAACCAATAGTATTCCAGTCCCT encodes:
- a CDS encoding ribose-phosphate pyrophosphokinase; amino-acid sequence: MTSFLTAASTEKDKVKLDTRRLRLISGSSNPDLAKEIASYLGINDVPLVSKRFADGELYVQIQQSIRGCNVFLIQPTCAPVNDSLMELMIMVDACKRASASQITAVIPYFGYARADRKTAGRESITAKLTANLLVQSGVDRVLAMDLHSAQIQGYFDIPCDHIYGSPVLVDHLSKKDLGEVVVVSPDVGGVARARAFAKQMKDAPLAIIDKRRSGHNVAESLTVIGEVSNRTAILIDDMIDTGGTIFAGAELLRKEGANRVIACASHAVFSPPAYERLSKENLFEQVIVTNSIPVPSDSHFSQLEILSVANMLGEAIWRIHKESSVSSMFR